One part of the Lytechinus pictus isolate F3 Inbred chromosome 3, Lp3.0, whole genome shotgun sequence genome encodes these proteins:
- the LOC129258006 gene encoding uncharacterized protein LOC129258006, with translation MLEHIKRVLKCNNYPSHKICTELPPSRNPHVGQPKARVILPYLGAASHKIQRILREANIEVRHSSSNKLQSALTTHKDKRNSKDLPGVYRIPCECGKVYIGETGRSFNTRIKEHKAHGRRDEREKSAIIDHAHTHDHRILWDESRLVTRVPYWHQRRVREALEIEEHNTVPQDSGLQLSNIWLTVLDKEANLPN, from the coding sequence ATGCTTGAGCATATCAAACGTGTTTTGAAATGTAACAACTACCCCTCACATAAGATCTGCACTGAGCTTCCCCCCTCGCGGAACCCTCATGTAGGACAACCCAAGGCGAGAGTCATTCTTCCATATCTGGGAGCAGCCTCTCACAAAATTCAGAGGATTTTGAGAGAAGCCAACATTGAGGTTCGTCATAGTTCCTCAAATAAGCTTCAATCTGCCCTCACTACCCATAAGGACAAGCGCAACTCCAAGGACCTCCCTGGAGTTTACCGAATTCCTTGTGAATGCGGTAAAGTTTACATCGGAGAGACGGGTCGTTCCTTCAACACTCGGATTAAGGAACACAAGGCCCATGGTAGGAGAGACGAGAGGGAAAAATCTGCAATCATCGATCATGCCCATACGCATGATCACCGGATTCTTTGGGATGAGAGTAGACTGGTCACCCGTGTCCCCTACTGGCATCAGCGGAGAGTCAGAGAAGCGTTGGAGATTGAGGAACATAACACTGTTCCTCAAGACAGCGGCCTCCAACTCAGCAATATCTGGCTTACCGTTCTAGACAAAGAGGCTAATTTGCCTAATTAG